CACCTGATTCTTAACTCCTTCAGATCTGGGGCAGTGATGTCAGGGTGTGTGGAAAGCCAAACTTTTCCCACGCTGAGGCTTGACATCATGCCCCTTTCCAATGGTCATCAAACCAACATTTATTTGCAAGATAAAAACGTGGACTGTTAGTGGGTAATGTTTAAAGCTTAATGTACAGATAATTGGTAATAAAAGGAATATTTGCATCTCACAGTTACACATTCATCATGATCAGGGACTACTGTTGGCTACTGCCAACAGGTCACTGCATCAGttaacagccaatcagatctcACAACTGTGTGACAAACTCAATTCCCTTGGCCAACATCAGTATCTTCACCACAGAGACCCAACTAACCAAAAGATAACAAGAACTTGACGCAGTGTATGAAATATGAGTGTGGTAACTGAAGCAGGATTGTCAGCTCAGAAGAAGAGGGCAGTTGGGCCCCATCATTTGGTTTTCTCATCCTGTAGACAAACAAAAGGCAAAGATGACAGAGAGACTGAAAAACTGAAGCTTCACAGTCCTCATGAGGATGGATGTAGTATCTAGGTGTTACAGTCATTTAATCAACAGAGGGATactgtgaatgtgtttaatGTGGTACCTTGATCACATTAGCCAGTTCTTGCAGTATTTGTTGATACTGGGCTTCCATACTTCTCAGATTCTCAGGTTTAACAATCTGTTTATTAATCCCAGGGCTTCCTGCTTTCTCCACCATCTGGAGGAAATTCTTCTCCTGAGTGGACAAACAAACTCATCAGTTTCATACTGTCTCTGTTGATTGTCAGGGCTTGGCTGTTCATTTATCTGAGTAATTTTACCTGTACTGCAAGCAGAAAAGTGAAGGCCAGGCCAGCTTTTCCTGCTCTTGCTGTTCTTCCAAccctggaaaaaaagagagttaaAACACAGGTGGCAATGTCACACTGGCCTGGTCAGAGGAAAGGGACTCTTCAGCTCACCTGTGGATGTATGTCCTAATGTACTGCGGTGCATCATAATTCACTACACATTTGACTCCGTTGATGTTTATGCCTCTAGCAGCTGCATTTGTGCTGACCAGCCTTCAGGATGACATGATTCCTTCAGGTATGCATGAATTCTTAACTACTGGAATCAGATATTATCAATACCCAATAAATCTGAACAAGGAAAATAGCCTCTCTGTGAACACAGTTGAATGTTGAATATTAAAGACAAATTGCCTCCATTAACTGCTGGAATAAAGTCAACATTACACTTTACTTTACACTGTACTTTACACTACAGTGAAAAGTACCTTGACGTAACTTGGGTTATGATTCTATATAAAAGCTTGAACAATCCTTCAGTGATTGAGCTGACTACGTAACCCTTTCCGACTTGTAGCTTAATGTAGAGATAATTGGTAATACAAGGAATATTTGCATCTCACAGTTACACATTCATCATGATGAGGGACTAGCAAATATTTACAAAGTGAATACAGGACAGTCAATGTAACTGGCAGAGTAAAATGGCTGTGGCAGACCGTTGCCAAGCACACCACACTGCTAGGGACGCCGCTCTCATCAGAGGAGCGCAGAGGACCTACGCAAAATATTTGCCTTATGGTTAATTTTTACCTTAATTAAACAGCCTCTGACTAATTGTGATGTTTGAGATGACTCGAACTTCTTATTGTGACTGAAAACTAAACCTGCAGAACCACAGCCTGGCCCTGTGTCCCAGCTCTCATCTCCGAGGCAGCGTGACTGCAAAATAAACGTGCCATGTAAACCGTGATCTCTTGTTCATGACTTATAACactacacaaatacacacaacgTAACACGTATATAATCAATCgatccacttttttttaaacaacattgTGTCTCTATTTAATTGTTGCACTCGTGAGCCCTTCGGGCTGAATGGCACACAACAATATTGTCACACTTACGTAATTTTGtaaatttgtgtgtatttatactGTAGCTTCCGTAGAGGAATGGCTGAGCAAGGTCGAGAAACGGACACAAGTTAGCTACCTTGCTCTGGTAAGCAAATGTCACAACATCCAAAACATTGCATTAACCGTACATCCGTTAACTTACTCGATTGTCGTGCACGAGTTTGGCCACCGTCGACTTGTTGCAGCCTTTCACACAGTCACTACAGAAGTTGGATTTTACCGGGAAGTCTTTGCCACAATTTTGGTAATACATCGCCGTGTgttcatctgtttctgtttgtctggcGCGCAGCGAAGTGCGGTCAAATAATGGACCAGTTCCTTCGTCCAATCAGCGACAATTCATGTTACCCGAGGGTATCTACCAATTCCTGTTTGGTTAATGTTGTTGTCgtttctcttttgctgtttAGATTTGCACTTCCAGGCCACCGTAGGTCTGTGGTGGGATTTGTTGTTCAGAACCAGGGGGGATGGGGCGCTGTGACCTCTCCGACTGCTTATTCTTCTCCCTTAAGCTTTCAAATATGGCGGCGTCAGTATAAGAAGCATAGTTGTGACAGTCTGTCGTATTCATCTTGTCAGATTTTCTTTCCGGAGATCCGTCGTTCCCTGGTTGGTAAGACATGTCACACCAGCAGGCTGGGAAAGACAACGCGGGCCCAAGGGAGACAGGTTATCGGGCTCCCGGTCTTAGATGGGCTCAGACCACCACACTGTTCCGAGCTGTCAATCCGGAACTCTTCATCAAACCAGTGAGACGCTTTCTATTCGCAGGATGGCTAACTATACACAGGTTAAAAAGATAGGAACTGATGTGTATGTGAATATGTAAAACACATTGTTGTTGACTTCGTCCGTGGGCGTCGTAAAGGTTTCACCTTCCTCACACTGACCCTGAGCTGCGGTGTGTTTCAGAACAAGCCAGTGATGGCTTTCGGCGTGGTCTCCATCACGTTGTGTGTGGCCTACCTGGGCTACCTGCATGCCATCAAGGAGAACGACCAGCAGGTATATGAAGCTGTCGACAGCGACGGGGAGAGATACACGAGGAGGAAAAGCTCCAAGTGGGACTGAcgtactgtgtgtatgtgtttgtgagagtgAGATCATGTTCTGGACACCTGTCACTTTCCCCTTACCAGCAATATTAAACTGTTTACTTAACTCTCTTTCTTTACATCTGTAAAGTTGCCACATGTTCAGTGTAATCAACGTACTGCTCTGTGTCCTTATAAAGTTATACTGACAAACTTGCCATTTGAccagacaacaaaacacatgagAATAAATCACCTGGGGACAGatatatctgttaaaaaaaaaatatatataataataataataaaatacaataaattacTGAGTTACAGATAAGAAAACATGTCATTATTCATAGTTCTAATTTAGGACCAGCCAGTATTCCCAGAATGGCTCTACAAAGTCAGACCTAAGCAGTGGCCTGTATTTATTCTAAGGAAATTGCTGAGTCTATAAAACCTGATGTTGAGCTGTGCTGTAACACATTTTGGGAGCGCACATGGAACTTATTTGTTCTAGTTTTCACAGTTGAGTTTCACTTAagtccaaataaaaacacaaacttggGTAGAAGCAGATACGGTATGGCATATTTTGTATAAAATTtacaataatttatttcaacatCACAAATTGTAAATGATAGTCTCTGAATTAACTGTCTTCATAATGTGGTTATGTGGATTAGCTTCTGCCAACAGGTCACTGCATCAGttaacagccaatcagatctcACAACTGTGTGACAAACTCAGTTCCTTTGGCCAACATCAGTATCTTCACCACAGAGACCCAACTAACCAAAAGATAACAAGAACTTGACGCAGTGTATGAAATATGAGTGTGGTAACTGAAGCAGGATTGTCAGCTCAGAAGAAGAGGGCAGTTGGGCCCCATCATTTGGTTTTCTCATCCTGTAGACAAACAACAGGCAAAGATGACAGAGAGACTGAAAAATTGAAGCTTCACAGTCCTCATGAGGATGGATGTAGTATCTAGGTGTTACAGTAATTTAATCAACAGAGGGaaactgtgaatgtgtttaatGTGGTACCTTGATCACATTAGCCAGTTCTTGCAGTATTTGTTGATACTGGGCTTCCATACTTCTCAGATTCTCAGGTTTAACAATCTGTTTATTAATCCCAGGGCTTCCTGCTTTCTCCACCATCTGGAGGAAATTCTTCTCCTGAGTGGACAAACAAACTCATCAGTTTCATACTGTCTCAGTTGATTGTCAGGGCTTGGCTGTTCATTTATCTGAGTAATTTTACCTGTACTGCAAGCAGAAAAGTGAAGGCCAGGCcagtttttcctgctcttgCTGTTCTTCCAAccctggaaaaaaagagagttaaAACACAGGTGGCAATGTCACACTGGCCTGGTCAGAGGAAAGGGACTCTTCAGCTCACCTGTGGATGTATGTCCTAATGTACTGCGGTGCATCATAATTCACTACACATTTGACTCCGTTGATGTCGATGCCTCTAGCAGCTGCATCTGTGCTGACCAGCCTTCAGGATGACAAAATTCATTCAGGTATGTATGAATTCTTAACTACTGGAATCAGATACTATCACATCAAATcatgttgcatgaagttcatggagttgagctgtaatacagaattcatgctatatgggaccagcaggtgttgcaggaacatgggatggcgatgagtcaccacctgcaggatgaggacagggagagagaggagaggaactgggagagacagagactttggcagaacatggttagtaaatgcagtataaatgcttagaactgggtgaaactgtgttttttaagaaggatggttcttatcagcgtatgcaaggagggaggaaaggagagcgagcgagagggagggagagagggtgacagggagagacagacagcgagagagcgagagaggagaggtgctcagtccttcccccagccTAGGgctaggcctacagcagcatagctaaagagtagattgactttaactttttaactataagctctgtcatacaggaaagttcactccccggaccgatgctggaagttggttccatagaagaggagcctgataactgaacgatctgcctccagatttactcttggagagtcgtgcagcagtgttctgaattaagtgaaggccttttagagatttgtttggacatccagatagtaatgagttacagtagtccagcctagaagttacaaatgcatggactagtttttctgcatcatcctgagaaaggatgtttctcattttcctaatgtttctcaggtggaagaaaactgcccaactaacttgttttatgtgagggacaaaagacatgtcctggtcaaaaattactccaaggtttcttacagtggagctggaagccaaagtaatgccgtccagactgatgagatgattagatagtatttttctgatgtgcttaatatctatctatctatctatctatctatctaactaTCAATACCCAATAAATCTGAACAAGGAAAATAGCCTCTCTGTGAACACAGTTGAATGTTGAatattaaagacaaattacCTCCATTAACAGCTGGAATAAAGTCAACATTACACTTTACTTTACACTGTATTTTACACTACAGTGAAAAGTACCTTGACGTAACTTGGGTTATGATTCGATATAAAAGCTTGAACAATCCTTCAGTGATTGAGCTGACTACGTAACCCTTTCTGACTTGGTGCATAAATTACATGTATGACCAaaatttctgttaaaaaaaaaaaaaaagtttgaatttcATATATAAATGTCCAAGGGCCTACAAACAccatttggtgttttttttttgtttgtttgtttgttttttgttttttttttaaacacaaactcacagttGGATCTTTCCTTGTTCAAATTTCTTCAAGGTCTTCTTCCTCTCACCAGGGGATAGTCTGGAGGAGAACTCAGCAGTGTGAACTCcaccaaacagctgaaccaGCTGGAACAGCCTGGAAAGGCGAGGGGAAACATATACAGTCTAAACATTACTGACAGTAAAAACTGGAAGGGAACATTTTATCGTTTCAAATTGCTCCCTAACCTGTGTGCAGTCTTTCTAGAGTTGGTGAAACAAAGGATGGGGCTGAGCTTCATATGCTGGATGCAGTGGAGGATAAGTAGGGGCTTCTTGCTCAATGTACAAGGGATATAATACTcctaaaacacaacaaagtgcAGTGATTCACAAAATGACTTGATTACTCTTTGACTGCTTTGCTCcacatttcttttcacttcCATGTTTGGCAGAACTCTTctccaaaggtcaaaggttatcTCTTACCGTCAGGCCTTTAGGGAAATCAAAGCAATCTTGTTTGTGAGCTGGAGCTCCTGGTGTGTTGTCAGAGTTACTGTTGGTGGAGCTAAAGAGTCTGGGCCGGTAGAGACCCAGCTGCTGGAGCTTCTCTGGgttttgtgtgagtgtggctGAAAAGAGCAGCTTCTGCAGGGGTATCTGGGGTGGAGACAGACTGCGGACAGAGACAACAGATGGTAATGGTAGCCTGAGGCATGACACAGTGACTTCAAGTCATTTAATACCTGATACAGACAGGTATGTGTCAGTCTCGAAGAGTTTAGTGTGAAGCAACTGGACTTCATATCTTGTTTAAAGAAGGCTTCTTCAGTTCAGAACTGAAGTTGACATAGTGGACTGAATTGAAAAGCCTTTTGGATGGGAGGCGAAACATCTTCAAACAAGATAagaagtctggatgactgagaaccttcacGGATGTATGTGTCAGTCCACTTCATGTCCAAGCACTTGCATTCACAAAAGTTGAAAGCAATTATGTTGGTATTTATATAGAGTCAGGCTTGAAGAGTCAATATCTCACCTGGCTGCTGTGACATGCGCTGGGTCAGTCCTCGTGAAGATGGACATGGTTCGTGTTTGTGATTCCCTTTCTGATCTGTACACTGCTTTCGCTACCTGACTGAGCCAGAACTGGTGCATGCTATCAATCATCCTGTCAGCCTCATCAATGATctgagatggagagagtgaTAATTATTCTTcgataacacacacagacttaagTCAGACTGTTTTCATACAAACTAAGTGCTATACATAATAAGCAACCCTCCTTTAactctatctcacacacactcaccaaagAAGGAAGTagtaaaaacaatgaaaatcaaGGGTAATTGAGCAAATGCTGTTGTGAATCTCATTAATTGAAAGTACTTTTAATTGCCTTTTGATCTGAATTGAATcttatgatttttttatgctaactttcatttattattctttgttaatatttttaactAATTTTTCCTgtcttctactttttttttttacttgtattggattTTATTGCCTGGCTAGAGCTACTAAAGTGTTTATCATTGCATTCAAACAATGACAATGAACTTTTTTGGCTAGATGAATTTACATTCACACCAGTCATCCAGAACATAATGAACACCTGGTTAATATTAAAAGCAGATTATTTAATTCCTTAAAGTTGTTGGAACCTCCAGGGACTGGACTGGTTTGTTCAGTTCATTCCACAGATGCTGGAGTGGAGTAAGATCTGGGGATTTTGGAACAGATTCAACACCTTGAATGGATGGTTGTTCCTTGGCAGGACTTGACTTGGTTTGAGCAATGTTAAGGTTGTCCCTACATGTCAAACTAACTTCCGCATGAATGGATGCATGCATTAACTTGGCCGCCCGTGACCCTGTGTTTTATTCAGTGGTTTTGCACCCTTGGACAACTTTTGGTAGGTCCTGATCTCTGCAGACAAGGAACATTCAACAGAActgcagtgttggagatgcTGTTGTCTACACATCACAGCTTGGTTCCTGTCAAAGTCTCTCTCATCCTCAAAGTGGAgcattgtttcctgtttcaacatCAACTTCAAGACTACATTTTCACTTGCTAATATACCCTAATCACTGACAGGTGGAAAATAATTTTACgatattaaaacaaacaaaaaaaacccagaaaataataatagtagaaaataaatatgtttaaaaacaccttgaaataattaaactgataaacaaatgtattatttaataaaaaaccCAGACTAAAAAAAGCAGGTATTGAGTTTGTACTTTAAAGAATGCTTCAATGGTGGGCTTTTGTTCTGAATTTGAGTAAAATTAAAAGGCTATGATATAGAATagaagaacagaacagaagcaAATCTGATAAATAAGGAGACCTAAAACCATAGAGAGCTTTATACACCAGTGAAAGGATCTTAAAATCAACTGAATGTACAGATGACTCCACAGTTACATAGAACATACCAGAAACCTGAGGTGATCCAGACATAAACCTGAATTCTTGTTGATGTGATCGACCAGTCGGCCAGGAGTGGCCACAACAATGTCTACTAAGCTCCGCCTCCTGTTGCCTCTGGAAGAAAGATTTGTGTTTGAGAAAACACTTCAGATCCTATGAAGTGTTCACTAAATAACATCATCATATGGTGGTGCTCACCTCTGCTCTGACAACAAGGCCTGTTCTGCAGCAAAGGACCTCTGACCAGCCAACATTGCTACTCTCAGAGTGGTTCCCTCAGCATATGACATGAACACTTTATAAACCTGCACAAAACAACGAGCCTTTTTTACATCTACAGAAAAAGTCCCTGAGCTCTTAAATGTGAAAGATTCTGACCTGCTCAGCAAGGTCTTTGGTTGGCAACACAGCTAGAGCCCGGACTTCACACACCACCCGCTCCATCAGTACCTGAgggaagaaatatatttttatgcatTCCAGCCTCTTCAGTCAGACAAATGCTGCACTTCCAGGAGCTTACCTGGGTGATAGGAATGACAAATGCAAGCGTCTTCCCACTGCCTGTTggtgcagacacacagatgtcTCGCGGCTTGTAGCCACCACGCCCAATCAGCAACCCCTGTGTGTTCTCCAGGATGGCTGGGATGACCTCAGCTTGGACTGTAAAAGTCAAGGTGACTTTAATTTCCATTCACAAATTCTTTTGAGCCTTTCACTTTCTTTACATcttctatttctttttattaattttcccTCCTCAGTGTAAAGTCAATGCTCtataataacaaaatgaaaactaaagtTCAGAAGTCTATTAGAAAATTTAAATATCACACTGACAAAATTATTCAGACACTTTAACAAGACTGAAGCACTTTTGATTTCAGTCTTCGGTCATAGATGAGTGAAGGCATCTGAAGATTTCACAGGTGCTCTGTTTATCACAGTGATGGTTGTAAAACATGAAATCATAACATCCTCTACCATCAGAATTATTCCACTTCCCAAAACAAGCAGCTCATTGAGCTAAACAGAATGTAGATATCTGCCcaacaaagaggaggaaaaaaaaaaacatggctaGAACATATGTCACAATACAGGCCTATTCTGCATCAGTACTGCTGAACACTGATTCGGTCACACTGGTTTATTACCTGGAAAGAAGTGTCTAATCCCATTATTTTCTAGTTTTTTCACAAGTGCAGCACAAAGTCCTGAGATGTCAGGGACTGGAACCAGGTTGCTTTTAATGTCTCTCTGAATCATGTCAGGCTGAGCGAGCCACTGAGGCAGGACCCTGTGTACCTGTCAACACAGAAAGAATTACTATCACTACCTATGGTCCCCCGAGGAGAAATACAACTGGAGTTTGTGACTGCTGACCCCTCCTTCTAGCATTGTCAATGTACCTTTTGGACAGGTTTGTTCTCAGATCCTCCCATTACTGTGAAACCCATAGGAGCAGAAGTCTTTTCTGTGGGTTGTTTTGGTGGCTCATTTTTTACTCGTCCTTCTCTTGATTCTTTCCCTTCTGTGTCCTCCAATTCATCACATCCAGTCACAGGAGCTGTAAGACTTTCAACTGAACTGCCTAGAACCCAAAGAAAGAGATCACCTTTGTTATGCAGGTAGCATGTACATTACAGTAGCAACTGTATTACTAGGccgtatacacacacagcaaatggGTGTATTCACGCTTAGCATTATTCATATGAATTACAAGGTTCAATCTGCTGACCGGTGCTTAAGTATTGAGGTTCAAAGGTTTTGCATTCCACTCAGTAAAACTGAttgaatctttttgttttctagaTAATGAGCCCAAAAATGTGCATAACTTTAACATTGTGTGAATAAGTTATCCCAGAATCAGATCATAACTGTCATCAACAATCAGAACTTTATAGCTGCAATTTTGCCAAACTTCTTTTATGACCAACTTTTATTCACAATCACCAGGGGGTCTGACATCTGCAAACAATAACACTGCACGTTTGGTAGTGTTTACATACACTACGTATGTACACGTATTCTcacctttatttcttttctcttcacagTATTCAGAGTCAACAACATCCAAAGGCAATACTTCTGATCTCCTCTTTTTGTGCTGTGAAGTCCATTGGCTGGGGATTTtgtcagcttttcttttgttttgcacatTGTGTTGTTCTTCAGGCAGCTCCCGTTTCTGTTCTATCAAAgtctgtctctgcttcttttttgctttctgttgAAGCTTAGCTAGTAATGCCTGAGACTGAGATGTCTTTAAGATACTTCTGTCTGCATCTTCTCCCAGATACCTGTGTGCAACAAGACTTTCAATTAACACATTACAGGTGCTTCATTCCATTGTTGCAGCACATCAGTTTTAAATCTGAAAACCGGTTATAACCAACATAATCATCTTCTGTTAGGAGTACAGACACTGCTTCACTCAAACCTGCTAATTCAGTCATCAACTTGTGAATAACATAGCTTAACTTCTCATTTGATAAAGTAATTTCTaattttgtgtaaaatgtgattttacCAGTAGCTACCATACTCATTATTATACCTTATTATTATACCTTGTGTGCAA
This genomic interval from Echeneis naucrates chromosome 24, fEcheNa1.1, whole genome shotgun sequence contains the following:
- the smim8 gene encoding small integral membrane protein 8; this translates as MSHQQAGKDNAGPRETGYRAPGLRWAQTTTLFRAVNPELFIKPNKPVMAFGVVSITLCVAYLGYLHAIKENDQQVYEAVDSDGERYTRRKSSKWD
- the ddx51 gene encoding ATP-dependent RNA helicase DDX51, with the protein product MSLFSVNRYLGEDADRSILKTSQSQALLAKLQQKAKKKQRQTLIEQKRELPEEQHNVQNKRKADKIPSQWTSQHKKRRSEVLPLDVVDSEYCEEKRNKGSSVESLTAPVTGCDELEDTEGKESREGRVKNEPPKQPTEKTSAPMGFTVMGGSENKPVQKVHRVLPQWLAQPDMIQRDIKSNLVPVPDISGLCAALVKKLENNGIRHFFPVQAEVIPAILENTQGLLIGRGGYKPRDICVSAPTGSGKTLAFVIPITQVLMERVVCEVRALAVLPTKDLAEQVYKVFMSYAEGTTLRVAMLAGQRSFAAEQALLSEQRGNRRRSLVDIVVATPGRLVDHINKNSGLCLDHLRFLIIDEADRMIDSMHQFWLSQVAKAVYRSERESQTRTMSIFTRTDPAHVTAASLSPPQIPLQKLLFSATLTQNPEKLQQLGLYRPRLFSSTNSNSDNTPGAPAHKQDCFDFPKGLTEYYIPCTLSKKPLLILHCIQHMKLSPILCFTNSRKTAHRLFQLVQLFGGVHTAEFSSRLSPGERKKTLKKFEQGKIQLLVSTDAAARGIDINGVKCVVNYDAPQYIRTYIHRVGRTARAGKTGLAFTFLLAVQEKNFLQMVEKAGSPGINKQIVKPENLRSMEAQYQQILQELANVIKDEKTK